A single window of Polaribacter sp. SA4-10 DNA harbors:
- the gldK gene encoding gliding motility lipoprotein GldK, protein MKKAVIYALLITVFYSCGSNDRGELVGVKAKKKWFSEKPFGTALIPGGSFTMGKQDEDIIGTMNAPTKTVTVRPYYMDETEVTNNEYKEFVFWVRDSIVRTRLGFQAEYAAMGANPGPDGVPLSGGIHDYAFAATDTTGASPYQKYMYDNYYSLGAGIDSIKPLNRETDLIWEKEEYPDVDYVEVMDSLYISREEAVDGIRTFNTKFLKYRYSWFDRDNAAREGGDRKDFVKIEMLNIYPDTTVWVKDFNYSYNDPMHQDYFSHQSYGDYPVVGVSWGQANAFCNWRTKKKNDYLRGRKNATTVPDFRLPTEAEWEYAARGGLEFATYPWGTGGTTSDRGCFLANFKPVRGNYSADGALYTMEAKSFNANDYGLYNMAGNVSEWTNTAYNLSSYYMASTMNPNVEDRKNKRKIVRGGSWKDVAYFLEVGSRDYEYADTARSYIGFRTVQNYIGTTNN, encoded by the coding sequence ATGAAGAAAGCAGTAATATATGCACTTTTAATAACAGTTTTTTACAGTTGTGGCTCTAATGATAGAGGAGAATTGGTAGGTGTAAAGGCTAAGAAAAAATGGTTTTCAGAAAAACCATTTGGAACAGCTTTAATACCAGGAGGTTCGTTTACAATGGGTAAACAAGATGAGGATATTATTGGTACGATGAATGCGCCAACTAAAACGGTTACAGTTAGACCTTATTATATGGATGAAACTGAAGTAACCAATAATGAATATAAAGAATTTGTTTTTTGGGTAAGAGATTCAATTGTAAGAACTAGACTTGGTTTTCAAGCAGAATATGCAGCAATGGGTGCAAATCCAGGTCCAGATGGAGTGCCTCTTTCTGGAGGAATTCATGATTATGCTTTTGCAGCAACAGATACTACAGGAGCTAGTCCATATCAAAAATATATGTATGATAATTATTACAGTTTAGGTGCTGGTATCGATTCTATAAAACCTTTAAATAGAGAAACTGATTTGATTTGGGAAAAAGAAGAGTATCCAGATGTAGATTATGTTGAGGTAATGGATTCTTTATATATTAGTAGAGAAGAAGCTGTAGATGGTATTAGAACTTTTAATACAAAGTTTTTAAAATATAGATATTCTTGGTTTGATAGAGATAATGCAGCAAGAGAGGGAGGAGATAGAAAAGATTTCGTAAAAATAGAAATGTTAAATATTTATCCAGATACAACGGTTTGGGTAAAAGATTTTAATTATTCTTATAATGATCCAATGCATCAAGATTATTTTTCTCATCAATCTTATGGAGATTATCCTGTTGTTGGAGTTTCTTGGGGGCAAGCAAATGCTTTTTGTAATTGGAGAACTAAAAAGAAAAATGATTATTTAAGAGGACGAAAAAATGCAACTACGGTTCCAGATTTTAGATTACCAACAGAAGCGGAGTGGGAATATGCTGCACGTGGAGGATTAGAATTTGCAACATACCCTTGGGGAACTGGAGGTACAACAAGTGATAGGGGTTGTTTCTTAGCAAATTTTAAACCTGTAAGAGGTAATTATTCGGCAGATGGAGCTCTGTATACAATGGAAGCAAAATCTTTTAATGCAAACGATTATGGTTTGTATAATATGGCAGGAAACGTTTCTGAATGGACAAATACAGCATACAATTTATCATCATATTACATGGCTTCAACAATGAATCCAAATGTAGAGGATAGAAAAAACAAACGTAAAATTGTTCGAGGTGGCTCATGGAAAGATGTAGCATATTTCTTA
- a CDS encoding formimidoylglutamase: MIQDFLSPIEESIVAHLVLQSPLSLGNKTSIHTLEEGFPDLENVKIAIFGVQEDRNSQDNFGCGEDLHLIRRKLYQLFPGNWHTNIADLGNVLKGNSVTDTYFAVSEIITYLLKKNIIPVIIGGGQDITYVNYRAYDSLEQTVNITAVDSRFDLGNLEDDLTSQSYLSKVIMQEPNNLFNYCNVGYQTYFNSQEEIQLLDNLFFDAYRLGEAKVLENIEPAFRNADIVSIDIGSVRQSEAPANNNASPNGFYGEEICAISRYAGISDKVSSFGIYEFNSKHDTNNQTAHLIAQMIWYFIEGVNFRVKDYPFTTKENYQKFTVLLEDDDPLTFYKSNKTGRWWIEIKILSDNKYKRHALIPCTYKDYIDATKQIIPERWYKAMRKLM; encoded by the coding sequence ATGATCCAAGATTTTTTAAGCCCTATAGAAGAATCGATTGTGGCACATTTAGTGTTGCAGTCACCATTGTCATTGGGTAATAAAACTAGCATTCATACCTTAGAGGAAGGTTTTCCTGATTTAGAGAATGTTAAGATTGCTATTTTTGGAGTTCAAGAAGACAGGAATTCTCAAGATAATTTTGGATGTGGAGAGGATTTGCATTTAATCCGTAGAAAGTTATATCAATTATTTCCAGGAAATTGGCACACAAATATTGCCGATTTAGGAAATGTTTTAAAAGGGAATTCCGTTACAGATACTTATTTTGCAGTTTCAGAAATCATTACTTATTTACTAAAAAAAAATATTATTCCTGTAATTATTGGTGGAGGACAAGATATTACATACGTTAATTACAGAGCGTATGACTCTCTTGAGCAAACAGTAAATATTACAGCAGTAGACAGTCGTTTTGATTTGGGTAATTTAGAAGATGATTTAACTTCTCAGTCTTATTTAAGCAAAGTAATAATGCAAGAACCAAATAACCTGTTTAATTATTGCAATGTTGGGTATCAAACTTATTTTAATTCACAGGAAGAAATTCAATTATTAGATAATTTGTTTTTTGACGCATATAGACTTGGGGAAGCTAAAGTTTTAGAAAATATTGAACCCGCTTTTAGAAATGCAGATATTGTATCAATAGATATTGGTTCTGTAAGGCAAAGTGAAGCACCTGCTAATAATAATGCTTCTCCAAATGGTTTTTATGGTGAAGAAATTTGTGCTATTTCAAGATATGCAGGAATTAGTGATAAAGTATCTTCATTCGGAATTTATGAATTCAATTCTAAGCATGATACTAACAATCAAACAGCACATTTAATTGCTCAAATGATTTGGTATTTTATTGAGGGAGTGAATTTTAGGGTAAAAGATTATCCCTTTACAACAAAGGAAAATTATCAAAAATTTACAGTTTTATTGGAAGATGATGATCCATTAACTTTTTATAAAAGTAATAAAACTGGAAGGTGGTGGATTGAGATAAAAATATTATCGGATAATAAATACAAAAGACATGCGTTAATACCATGTACATACAAAGATTACATAGATGCAACAAAGCAAATTATTCCTGAAAGATGGTATAAGGCTATGAGAAAATTGATGTAA
- the topA gene encoding type I DNA topoisomerase — protein MAKNLVIVESPAKAKTIEKFLGKDFQVESSFGHIADLPSKELGIDVEGDFSPKYIVSDDKKAVVKKLKSLAKKAETVWLASDEDREGEAIAWHLKEQLNLTDDNTKRIVFHEITKNAILKAVDNPRDIDYNMVNAQQARRVLDRLVGYELSPVLWRKVKGGLSAGRVQSVAVRLIVEKERSILNFKSETHYKVVAEFSNLEGKTFKAIIPKNFDSKKAAEDFLKSCSNADFSIADLTKKPAKKSPAAPFTTSTLQQEASRKLGFPVGKTMQVAQRLYEAGLITYMRTDSLNLSVDARNAAEEEITNYYGAEYSKQRVFKTKSKGAQEAHEAIRPTNMKMHSIDVEYDQTRLYDLIWKRTVASQMSDAQLERTNVKIENSENSKIFTANGEMIKFDGFLKVYLEGNDNEDEEQAGMLPNLKVSEKLEYTFMNATQRFTSPPYRFTEASLVKQLEELGIGRPSTYAPTISTVQRRGYVEKGINEGVERSYEQIILSNGTVKSQSLTEKTGSDKNKLVPTDIGNIVNDFLVANFSNILDFGFTAKVESSFDNISEGTEDWISMIKEFYNNFHVTVEDVKENAERESGERILGKHPESGKTVLVRLGKFGPIAQIGAPEDEEKVFASLNTAQNLGTITMEEALELFLLPKTLGTYEGEEVIVSNGRFGPYIRFGTMFVSLDKGENPMEVDLPRAEELIVAKQKADAPIYHYEELPVQKGVGRFGPFIKWNNIFINVSKKYDFDTLSDDDIIELIEIKKQKEIDKVIHNWEDVAIRVEKARWGRFNVIKGKIKIELPKTTEIEKLSKEEAVKMIEAKTPKRKVAKKKTPAKKTAKKK, from the coding sequence ATGGCAAAGAATTTAGTAATTGTAGAGTCACCAGCAAAAGCAAAAACAATAGAGAAGTTTCTTGGAAAAGATTTTCAAGTAGAATCTAGTTTTGGTCATATAGCAGATTTACCATCAAAAGAATTAGGAATAGATGTTGAAGGAGACTTTAGCCCAAAATATATTGTTTCAGACGATAAAAAAGCAGTTGTAAAAAAACTGAAAAGCTTAGCTAAAAAAGCAGAGACTGTTTGGTTAGCAAGTGATGAGGATCGAGAAGGAGAAGCAATTGCTTGGCATTTAAAAGAGCAATTAAATTTAACGGATGATAATACAAAGCGTATTGTTTTTCATGAAATTACAAAGAACGCTATCTTAAAAGCAGTTGATAATCCTAGAGATATTGATTATAATATGGTAAATGCGCAACAAGCGCGTAGAGTTCTAGATAGGTTAGTGGGTTATGAGTTATCGCCAGTTTTATGGCGCAAAGTTAAAGGAGGTTTGTCTGCAGGAAGAGTACAATCTGTTGCAGTACGTTTAATTGTAGAAAAAGAACGTAGTATCTTAAATTTTAAATCAGAAACACATTATAAAGTAGTTGCAGAATTTTCAAACCTTGAAGGAAAAACTTTTAAAGCAATTATTCCAAAGAATTTTGATAGTAAAAAAGCAGCAGAAGATTTCTTAAAATCTTGTTCAAATGCTGATTTTTCTATTGCGGATTTAACAAAAAAACCAGCAAAAAAATCACCAGCAGCACCATTTACAACTTCAACCTTACAACAAGAAGCATCTCGGAAATTAGGTTTTCCGGTAGGTAAAACAATGCAAGTTGCACAACGTTTATATGAGGCCGGTTTAATTACTTATATGAGAACAGATAGTTTAAATCTTTCTGTTGATGCAAGAAATGCTGCCGAAGAAGAAATTACAAATTATTACGGAGCAGAATATAGTAAACAGCGTGTTTTTAAAACGAAGTCTAAAGGAGCTCAAGAAGCGCATGAGGCAATTCGTCCTACAAACATGAAAATGCATTCTATAGATGTAGAATATGATCAAACAAGATTGTATGATTTAATTTGGAAAAGAACAGTGGCTTCTCAAATGAGTGATGCTCAATTGGAAAGAACAAATGTGAAAATAGAAAATTCTGAAAACTCAAAAATATTCACTGCAAATGGTGAAATGATAAAATTTGATGGTTTCCTAAAAGTGTATTTAGAAGGAAATGATAATGAAGATGAAGAGCAAGCAGGGATGTTGCCAAATTTAAAGGTTTCTGAGAAATTAGAGTACACTTTTATGAATGCAACACAACGTTTTACAAGTCCACCTTATCGTTTTACAGAAGCTTCTTTGGTTAAGCAATTAGAAGAATTAGGTATTGGACGTCCATCTACGTATGCACCAACAATTTCTACTGTTCAACGAAGAGGTTATGTAGAGAAAGGTATAAATGAAGGAGTAGAAAGAAGTTATGAGCAAATTATTTTATCAAATGGAACTGTAAAAAGTCAATCATTGACAGAAAAAACAGGTTCTGATAAAAATAAATTAGTTCCAACGGATATTGGGAATATTGTAAACGATTTCTTAGTAGCAAACTTCTCTAATATTTTAGATTTTGGATTTACTGCAAAAGTAGAATCATCTTTTGATAATATTTCTGAAGGTACAGAAGATTGGATTTCTATGATTAAAGAATTTTACAATAACTTTCATGTTACTGTAGAAGATGTAAAGGAAAATGCTGAGAGAGAAAGTGGAGAACGTATTTTAGGAAAACACCCAGAGTCTGGAAAAACTGTTTTAGTTCGTTTAGGTAAATTTGGACCTATTGCTCAGATTGGAGCACCAGAAGATGAAGAAAAAGTATTTGCAAGTCTAAATACAGCCCAAAACCTGGGAACCATAACCATGGAAGAAGCATTAGAGTTGTTCTTATTACCAAAAACTCTAGGAACTTATGAAGGTGAAGAAGTAATTGTTTCTAATGGTAGGTTTGGACCTTATATCAGATTTGGAACCATGTTTGTCTCTTTAGATAAAGGTGAAAACCCTATGGAGGTTGATTTGCCAAGAGCTGAAGAGTTAATTGTTGCAAAACAAAAAGCAGATGCTCCAATTTATCATTATGAAGAATTGCCTGTTCAAAAAGGAGTTGGACGTTTTGGGCCATTTATAAAGTGGAATAATATCTTTATCAACGTAAGTAAAAAGTATGATTTTGATACTCTTTCTGATGATGATATTATTGAGTTAATTGAAATTAAAAAACAGAAAGAAATAGATAAAGTTATTCATAACTGGGAAGATGTTGCTATTCGTGTAGAAAAAGCAAGATGGGGAAGGTTTAATGTTATAAAAGGTAAAATTAAAATAGAACTACCTAAAACAACAGAAATAGAGAAACTATCTAAAGAAGAGGCTGTTAAAATGATTGAAGCTAAAACGCCAAAGAGAAAAGTAGCTAAGAAAAAAACTCCTGCTAAAAAAACCGCAAAAAAGAAATAA
- the miaB gene encoding tRNA (N6-isopentenyl adenosine(37)-C2)-methylthiotransferase MiaB, which produces MESVEKIIEEKIQGKALVTANKKENTKKLFIESYGCQMNMNDSEIVAAILDKEGYNTTQILEEADLVLVNTCSIREKAETTIRRRLQKYNAVKKVNKKMKVGVLGCMAERLKEKFLEEEKIVDLVVGPDAYRDLPNLLQEVSEGRDAVNVILSKDETYGDVAPVRLNSNGVSAFVSITRGCDNMCTFCVVPFTRGRERSRDPKSILEEIQSMVDQNFKEITLLGQNVDSYLWFGGGLKKDFKKATEMAQATATDFAQLLDMCATEFPKTRFRFSTSNPQDMSLDVIHTMAKHKNICKYLHLPVQSGSNAMLKAMNRQHTREEYKELVDNIFRIVPEMSLSQDMIVGFCGETEQDHQDTLELMEYVKYDFGFMFAYSERPGTLAAKKLEDDIPFDVKKRRLQTVIDLQQKHALYRTQQHLGKTEEFLIEGTSKKDPNKWKGRNTQNTVAVFDKGAYKLGDFVLVKVEDCTSATLKGIALGYSDNN; this is translated from the coding sequence ATGGAATCCGTAGAGAAAATTATAGAAGAAAAAATACAAGGTAAAGCACTAGTAACAGCAAATAAAAAAGAAAACACTAAGAAATTATTCATAGAAAGCTATGGCTGTCAAATGAATATGAATGATAGTGAGATTGTTGCTGCTATTTTAGATAAAGAAGGATATAACACTACTCAAATTTTAGAAGAAGCAGATTTAGTGCTAGTAAACACCTGTTCTATTAGAGAAAAAGCAGAAACTACAATTAGAAGACGTTTACAGAAATACAATGCTGTAAAAAAAGTAAATAAAAAAATGAAAGTAGGCGTTTTGGGCTGTATGGCTGAACGTTTAAAAGAGAAGTTTTTAGAAGAAGAAAAAATTGTAGATTTAGTTGTTGGGCCAGATGCATATAGAGATTTACCTAACTTATTACAAGAAGTTAGTGAAGGAAGAGATGCTGTAAATGTAATTTTATCTAAAGATGAAACCTATGGAGATGTTGCTCCTGTGCGTTTAAATTCTAATGGAGTTTCTGCATTTGTTTCAATTACAAGAGGTTGTGACAACATGTGTACTTTCTGTGTAGTTCCATTTACAAGAGGACGCGAGAGAAGTCGAGATCCAAAGAGTATTTTAGAAGAAATTCAATCTATGGTTGATCAAAATTTCAAAGAAATTACTTTACTTGGTCAAAATGTAGATAGTTATTTATGGTTTGGTGGCGGATTGAAAAAAGATTTCAAAAAAGCGACTGAAATGGCTCAAGCAACTGCAACAGATTTTGCTCAATTGTTAGATATGTGCGCTACAGAATTTCCAAAAACACGTTTTCGTTTTTCAACTTCTAATCCTCAAGACATGAGTTTAGATGTAATTCATACAATGGCAAAACATAAAAACATTTGTAAATACCTTCACTTACCTGTTCAAAGTGGAAGTAACGCAATGTTAAAAGCAATGAATCGTCAGCATACAAGAGAAGAATATAAAGAATTGGTTGATAATATTTTTAGAATCGTTCCAGAAATGTCTTTATCTCAAGATATGATTGTTGGTTTCTGTGGAGAAACAGAACAAGATCATCAAGACACTTTAGAGTTAATGGAATATGTAAAATATGATTTCGGATTTATGTTTGCGTATTCTGAAAGACCAGGAACTTTAGCTGCAAAAAAGCTTGAAGATGACATTCCTTTTGATGTAAAAAAACGAAGATTACAAACAGTAATAGACTTGCAACAAAAGCATGCTTTATATAGAACTCAGCAACATTTAGGGAAAACTGAAGAATTTTTAATTGAAGGTACCTCTAAGAAAGACCCCAATAAATGGAAAGGAAGAAACACACAAAATACAGTAGCTGTTTTTGATAAAGGAGCATATAAATTAGGTGATTTTGTATTGGTAAAAGTAGAAGATTGTACTTCTGCAACCTTAAAAGGAATTGCTTTAGGATATTCTGATAATAATTAA
- a CDS encoding sigma 54-interacting transcriptional regulator, translating to MENLQAIKQRFGIIGNDVHLDRALEKAVRVAPTDISVLVTGESGVGKENIPKIIHSLSHRKHAKYIAVNCGAIPEGTIDSELFGHEKGSFTGAIQDRKGYFEVTDGGTIFLDEVGELPLTTQVRLLRVLENGEFIKVGSSKTQKTDVRIVAATNINMQAAIQKERFREDLYYRLSTVEIDLPPLRDRNEDIHLLFRKFASDFAQKYRMPSIRLDENAISALLNYRFPGNIRQLKNLAEQISVIEETRIITGPKLKQYLPNNKGNFPAVIGGKKENDFSTERDIMYKILFDMRNDINDLKKLTLDLMKSGNVEEVQEENHQLIEKIYKDQEEKGHNFEVLNIPQNTSKEKEYDFIETIEEDESLSLQEKEIEMIRRSLEKNNNKRKLAAKELGISERTLYRKIKQYDL from the coding sequence ATGGAAAACTTACAAGCTATAAAACAACGTTTTGGAATCATTGGTAACGATGTACATCTTGATAGAGCTTTAGAAAAAGCGGTAAGAGTTGCGCCAACAGACATTTCTGTATTAGTTACTGGAGAAAGCGGTGTTGGAAAAGAAAATATTCCCAAAATAATTCATTCATTATCACACAGAAAACATGCAAAATATATTGCTGTAAACTGTGGTGCTATTCCAGAAGGAACAATTGATAGTGAATTATTTGGACATGAGAAAGGCTCATTTACAGGTGCAATACAAGACAGAAAAGGGTATTTTGAAGTTACAGACGGAGGAACTATCTTTTTAGATGAAGTTGGTGAACTTCCCTTAACAACACAAGTACGTTTATTACGTGTTTTAGAAAATGGCGAATTTATAAAAGTGGGTTCTTCAAAAACTCAAAAAACTGATGTTAGAATTGTTGCTGCTACAAATATTAATATGCAAGCTGCAATTCAAAAAGAACGGTTTAGAGAAGATTTATATTATAGGTTAAGCACTGTAGAAATTGATTTACCTCCTTTAAGAGACCGTAATGAAGACATACATTTATTGTTTCGAAAATTTGCTTCAGATTTTGCACAGAAATACAGAATGCCTTCTATTCGTTTAGATGAAAATGCAATATCTGCTTTGTTAAATTACCGTTTTCCAGGAAATATTCGTCAATTAAAAAACCTAGCAGAACAAATTTCTGTAATAGAAGAAACTAGAATTATTACGGGACCTAAGTTAAAACAGTATTTACCTAATAATAAAGGTAATTTTCCTGCAGTAATTGGTGGTAAAAAGGAAAATGATTTTTCTACAGAAAGAGATATCATGTACAAAATATTGTTTGATATGCGTAATGATATCAACGATTTAAAAAAGTTGACATTAGATTTAATGAAGAGTGGAAATGTTGAAGAAGTTCAAGAAGAAAACCATCAATTAATAGAAAAAATATACAAAGATCAAGAAGAAAAAGGGCATAATTTTGAAGTTTTAAATATTCCTCAGAACACTTCCAAAGAAAAAGAGTATGATTTTATTGAGACTATAGAAGAAGATGAATCTTTATCCTTACAAGAAAAGGAAATTGAAATGATTAGAAGGTCATTAGAAAAAAACAACAATAAACGTAAGTTAGCGGCAAAAGAATTGGGGATTTCTGAAAGAACTTTGTACAGAAAAATTAAACAATACGATTTGTAA
- a CDS encoding LptE family protein: MKKLLFIAFLSISSILIISCGAYSFTGGNTGDAKTLQVDYFQNQASLIEPSLSQTFTQNLQDLFTRQTNLTLVNSNGDLYFSGEITRYRITPMSATADQTAAQNRLTITVNVRFVNKLNEKDDFEKEFSFYSDFAANAQLSGSVLENAFDEILERITQDIFNASVAKW, encoded by the coding sequence ATGAAAAAACTATTATTTATAGCCTTCTTATCTATCAGTTCTATACTAATAATTTCTTGTGGAGCTTATTCTTTTACAGGAGGAAATACTGGTGATGCAAAAACATTACAGGTAGATTATTTTCAAAACCAAGCCTCTTTGATTGAGCCAAGTTTAAGTCAGACTTTTACGCAAAACCTACAAGACCTATTTACACGTCAAACAAATTTAACATTAGTAAATTCTAATGGAGATTTATATTTTAGCGGAGAAATAACTAGATACAGAATTACACCAATGAGTGCAACTGCAGATCAAACAGCAGCACAAAACAGGTTAACAATAACTGTAAATGTTAGATTTGTAAATAAGCTAAATGAAAAAGATGATTTTGAAAAAGAATTTTCTTTTTATTCAGATTTTGCCGCAAATGCGCAACTTTCTGGATCTGTTTTAGAAAATGCTTTTGATGAAATTCTAGAACGAATTACACAAGATATTTTTAATGCATCTGTTGCAAAATGGTAA